One Leopardus geoffroyi isolate Oge1 chromosome E1, O.geoffroyi_Oge1_pat1.0, whole genome shotgun sequence genomic window, CAACCCAAGCCAGTCAATCAACATCAGGCAAGATGGTGCCTTGTTATCATGAGAAGTTCTTCCTGCAAGTCACCCCTCACCACCAAGACCACATTCAACGCTGGAAGTTGTAGCTCCTAAATGCCAAGAAGCATGTTGTCCCCACGAAGATGAAGCTGCCTTGAGCCATCCCAGTCTTCCTCTGACATGGGTGGGTGAAGTGATTTCATTTCCCCATATTGCCCTTTCTCGTATGATGGCACAAGATCTGAGAAGGGAGGCTAAcaggagctatttttttttcaagcagcTATCAACCACATTCAGAAATCAGGACTGCAAATAGGCATAATCTGCACTCCCCCCAAAACGTAGCCTCCAAAATGAAGTTCTACAAGAATCACAGTGGCTTTTAGAATTACTGAGTGCCCAGGGCAGTAAGGTACATTTGCACATCACGTCACCACTGGTGGacccaaagggggaaaaaggaaatgagagcacCCATACAACTGGGCCCTGTCTTCTTGGATGGATTCAATATAAGGGAGTTGCTAAGAAGGCTCTGCCTTCTACCCCGAAGcaaaattttctcattctttgaaCTAATACAGATACTCAAATCAAATTTGCTCTGGAAAACAAGTTATTAAGTACACAATTTCATTTCTGATCGCCTATAGCTGCTAAAGGAAACTAATTCTAGCTGCCCAGAGGAAACAGCCTGAGGCCACAGGTGAATTGTGAGCAGTCTGGCTCAGCACCCACACTCCTAATTATATGACACTGGCTCTGCATGAGGTCAATATGGTGCTTTCTCCTTTTCAGACTGTTTAAATTTCtatcatctcacttaatcctAGAACCCATAACAGATCTAGGATGTGAGTGGGAAAGATGACATAACCCTCACTGTATGGCAGGGGAAAACGCTGAGTTAAGTGATGATTCTCAAGCCCCGTAACAAGTCAGAGATAAAGTCAGGAAgacacattcattctttcaacagatgtttattaagcatctactctgTACCAAGCAGTGAGCTAGGCTCCGGGGAAGCAGCAGTGCACGAATGCTAATCTCCAGGAAGCATTTCAGTGAGGAAACAATGGAAGAGCTGGCAATTTTAGCTGTTGATGATGACAATAAGCAAGACAGAGAGTGACGAGGCTGTTGAGTATGTGGACTGACGGCCAAGCAAGAGCTCTCAGAAGCAGTGACATTTCTGCTGAGGCCTGAATAacaagaaagagaggggaagcattccaggaaggaggaagaacaggGTCCAGTCTCAGGGATGTCCAATGGAACATACTGGCTAATGTGGTGGCATTGTGGtcaggaagggggagggtgggaagacacgaggtgggagcagagaaggtaaataagaataaaaactttgaaaatattgtaataatatattttccatCACCCTAAATCATCAGGCTCAGCAATGGTTTAATATTTCAGGAGAaactactagaaaaaaataaagtcattgtcCAAATTTTACTGTAAAATTAGATGAAGAGAGAAGTATAGCCAGACAATAGTTATGAGAGTCCAGATTTCTAGAGAAGAGAGATTTCTTaatctgaaagttttttttacatAGCAAGAGGCCAGCCTGGTCCTTTGTCAAAGAAAGGAACTCTGAGTGAAGAGAGCTCAGATCTGATACAGGGAACTCCCACCTCACTAGAGAGGAAATGAAGCCACTTCCAAGGCGGGGCGGCAgaaggacaggaggaaggaagtGGATGAGGAATTGTTCACATATGTCATATCTAGTTTCATGGCCCCCCTCACTGGGGCCATTATCTGGGGCTGCAGATGTTAGAAACAGAATCAGtacatcggggggggggggggcggggagcccaAACAGTGAGGTTTGTTTCTCACTTTCCTGGCCACAAACTGGAAATTTTTCAAGCTAAAGTTGGTGCTTGAAATGCAAATGCAGTTTCAGGTCCTGCCCCATCCTCACCCCATGATACTTCTTCAGTCTGATCCAATGCCTGAGTCTCTCCAATGTAGATAGTCCCACCAGTGGTGGCTGGGATCCGGCCACTGAGAGCATGCAGCTAATCTGGGAAAATCTGGAGCTGGGAAAGAAGCCTCCTGACCAAGATTCCACTTCTCCTGATATCTTGTGGCCTTTGGACAGGCTCTGCATGCAGAAAGTCAGCAATAGTTAGAAGCCATATTTTCTGGATGTATAACAAGCATTTCTCTTTAGGCATCCCCTTGCTCTAACCACCCTTGCTGGCACACGGGCACTCAGAATCGGCTCCCGGTGCTGACTCCACAGGTCGACCCAGGCCCGCAAGTGGTGCGGGGGGCACAGCTTGGACGAGGTGCACAGGGGGGAGTCACACAGGCAGCAGAGGTGGAGCATGGATTGCAAGGGAGtctgtggagagagagaaaaggtgaatGAAGTGAGGGATGGGAAATGAATCATGTGTGATAGAGCACAAGGAGGGAGTCCCCCCTCTTTAAAACTACAAGACGGGGACCCAACAGATGCCCTAGCCATTGACCCCCTATTGTGCACCCCTAGTGCTAGACTGAGGGATCTCTATCTACAATGTCATCCAGAATTAAGGTTTTCTAATCGAGAATCGGGTTCTAGCCtacaagataaaaaatacaaacaaagattaaaaagagagCAAAAGTGAGTTCAACAAACCTACTGGGATCTATACTCAAATTGCCTGTTCAAGATACAGCCATGTTTCTACTCTCACCAGTGAATGGCTAGCCAAGCAGCCCCACTGGAGACCTGGCAATGGATCCTCACTCCCTTCATATTCTGTCAATGAGGCAGAgtgtgagaagaggaggggcaatGGGTCACTCAACAGGAGCATAGACTGCCTTCTGGCTTGTAGACAACACTACTGTTACCGTAAGGAACTCATAAGAATTGGGCAAATGATTGGCCAAGAGTGCCTAGATCACACATACTTGCAATCCTCACTCTCCAGAAGTTTCCGGTACGTGGCAATCTCGCTCTCCAGCCGGGCCTTGACGTCCAGCAGCACCTGGTACTCCTGGTTCTGCCGCTCCAGGTCAGCCCGGATCTCAGACAGCTGCTCCTCCACGTCGCGGATCAGGATCTGCATCTGGGCCAGCTCGGTGCCGAAGCGTGCATCCGACTCACACAGGGAGTTCTGCAGACAATCCTTCTGTAGTGGCAAATAACCGGGTAAGAGACCGAGGTGTCCCAAAATTCAGCAGTAGGAATCATGGCCAACCTCACCATGTCATAGGACATGCCCAGAACTCTGGAGAAATCGCTGCCCATATCACCACGACTTTTCACAAAATTCTACCTGGAGGAAGTGTTCATCCCTGTATTCCCAGTACCTGACCAAGTAGACACCCAGTGACGTCTTGTGGAACAAGGGCCTGAACCACCACCCTTTATTGTAAAGGAAGTGGAGTTGACTTTTTAAAGGAACCGGATTTCGGGGTCAAACCAACCTTGATGGTGAGGCATCTCCCCCGGGGAGAGAGGGACCCAGCCCCTGAGTTCTGATTGTTAGTGGGACTGATGAGTGGACTTCTAAGACACGCTGCTGCCAGGCCGTGGCCCGTGGCACCAGCAGCACGGTGAGGGCAGAGGACCGTACCAGGCTGTGCTGGGCCTGAAGCTCCACCTCCAGGGCGTTCACCGTGCGCCTCAGCTCCAGGATCTCCGACTGGCAGCACTGCAGCTCTTCGGAGCAGGACATGTCCTGCTTGCTGATGCTCTCAGACTGAAGCACAAGTGCACAGAGATATCACATCACCCCCCTGCCCAGGTGGAAGCCGGGGGGCCCTCCCTGCTCCAAGGCAGCACCCTCACCTGATCTTGGAACCACTGCTCCACGTCGTTGTGGCCGGTCTGCATCATGGCCTCGTAGTGGCACCGCATCTCGTCCAGCACCCTGCTCAGGTCCACGGTGGGCTCCGCATCCAGCTTAATCTGGAGCTTGTCTCCCAGCTGACCCCTCAGGATGTGGACTTCCTGTGGGCACAGAAGGACCAACACTCTGAGTGAGGAAAGGGCCTTGGACAGAGCAGATGGCACTTGAACCCCTTCTCTGACGAGCAGCACGAGGGGTGAGCCCACTTGTGCACGATGTGAAAGATCTTGTCCAGGATCCACTGGGAAGATCCCAGTGGGTCGCCTTCCTAAATTCACAAGGCAAATCTTTAGAGACAAGgaacccgccccccccacccccaccactacATCTGCTACATCCTACAGAGTCAGCCTGACTCCCACACCCAGATCAACCCCTCATCCTGATGCCAACTGAGCCTGGCTTCTAATCCTACAGCCACAGGGTGGGCGGTGCTCCCTTCTCTGCTCAGTGCCCTCTCCCATGGGTCTGCAGCCCCAAGCCCAGACCTGCTCGTGGTTGCTCTTGAGGCAGAGCATCTCCTCCTTCAGGGACTCCTGCTGGGCCTCCAGGTCGGCCTTGGCCAGGCTCAGGTCATCCAGGAGCTTGTGCATCCCACACATGTCCGCCTCCACCACCTGGCGTAGGGACAGCTCACTCTCGTGCCTTCCAGGACAGGAGATGAAAGGTCAGCAGGATGACAAGGACAGCCCCTTTCAGCTGCCCCCAGTTTCCATTTCCTTCACCAATTAGGATCCTCATTTGCTCACTGTGCTCAGCACTGGCTTCAGAGATTAATTAGACTCAACCCCTCTACTCAATCAGCTCATGGTCTAGCAAGATATTCATAGTAGGTATCATTTTTACCATTGGGCATTGAAGAAACTTTGGTTCCAAAAGATGAATTAGCTTGCATGAGATCATGTATTTCAGGATCCAATACAGGACTCACACCGTTAGGTTAAGCAACATCCAGGTACCTGGTCAATGATTTGCTCCCTTATTCCTTGTGTTGGGCTACTTGTCTATCTCTGACCTTTGTCTGGTAGAAATGCCTGGTATTTGAGGTCCCCATAGATAAATTTGGACCC contains:
- the LOC123603700 gene encoding keratin, type I cuticular Ha8-like → MTSCYISSSRCLGSTQMPEAANVCGSCIDVGGQPGAEAKAASLCLSATLAHANRVRVGTTPLGRPSLCVPYSCQTACPLPGTRDIPGNIGACGNYGEGAPNGHEKVTMQFLNDRLANYLEKVRQLERENAELETKIRESSKCHESSVCPDYQSYFRTIEELQQKILCSKAENTRLIIQVDNAKLAADDFRIKHESELSLRQVVEADMCGMHKLLDDLSLAKADLEAQQESLKEEMLCLKSNHEQEVHILRGQLGDKLQIKLDAEPTVDLSRVLDEMRCHYEAMMQTGHNDVEQWFQDQSESISKQDMSCSEELQCCQSEILELRRTVNALEVELQAQHSLKDCLQNSLCESDARFGTELAQMQILIRDVEEQLSEIRADLERQNQEYQVLLDVKARLESEIATYRKLLESEDCKLPCNPCSTSAACVTPPCAPRPSCAPRTTCGPGSTCGVSTGSRF